In the genome of Leptospira perdikensis, one region contains:
- a CDS encoding DUF6602 domain-containing protein — MAHKIYTGRLTNDIRNLIQTSNEIEKIRHLGLRGGFRETSLGKIFKNYLPIGYELGSGEVIDSENNTSRETDLLIYNKSLIPPILFSIDEGCFPIESCHYIFEIKSTSNANEIQTSIQKFNEIRNLKYTPNNKKTQPICVYFAYATDITEISELERYSRYDKNFWTNPVIDVICIIGKGYWYCQRDQNQQRIIWYFNKSEKDNYEVGLFLSGIINTLSSVNQFGYYTIDNDIKREIAAYIDIKKELIITFDKIKFLNSGLYHIQNGNFTCGFVTLSKAIETKEKYSAFLLDEGYSLFNKKLYKEALLWILEAISNEDTYQNSYLIYHRIGLCYDNLGDVENAIYSFELALKINPGDTNIKYCLGYCIFKISNQDTALLEESLNLMNSILDFNPYDEEALRIRFMIKVQLNDQYGAKIDILKAISINPNNYEYFKSLQIVEHNIRIIEGLPSGESLIKLTKFL, encoded by the coding sequence ATGGCACATAAAATCTACACTGGCAGATTGACAAACGATATAAGAAATCTAATCCAAACTTCAAATGAAATTGAAAAAATTAGACATTTAGGATTAAGAGGTGGATTCAGAGAAACAAGTCTAGGTAAAATTTTCAAAAATTATCTACCAATTGGATATGAACTCGGAAGCGGAGAAGTAATTGACTCAGAAAATAATACTTCCAGAGAAACTGATTTACTAATTTATAATAAAAGCTTAATTCCCCCTATTTTGTTTAGTATCGATGAAGGATGCTTTCCTATTGAAAGTTGTCACTATATATTTGAAATTAAATCCACTTCGAATGCAAATGAAATTCAAACAAGCATACAAAAATTTAATGAAATTAGAAATCTAAAATATACCCCAAATAACAAAAAAACACAACCAATTTGCGTATATTTTGCTTACGCAACAGATATTACAGAAATCAGCGAATTAGAAAGATATTCAAGATATGATAAAAATTTTTGGACTAACCCTGTTATTGATGTAATCTGTATCATTGGAAAAGGATATTGGTATTGCCAAAGAGATCAAAACCAACAAAGAATAATTTGGTATTTCAACAAAAGTGAAAAAGACAATTATGAAGTTGGACTTTTTCTATCCGGGATAATAAACACATTAAGTTCTGTTAATCAATTTGGTTACTATACAATAGACAACGATATCAAAAGGGAAATTGCAGCTTATATTGATATAAAAAAAGAATTAATCATTACATTTGATAAAATTAAATTTTTAAATTCCGGTCTATACCATATTCAAAATGGAAATTTTACTTGTGGATTTGTTACCCTATCAAAAGCAATTGAAACGAAGGAAAAATATTCAGCTTTTCTTTTGGATGAAGGATATTCCCTTTTTAACAAAAAACTATATAAAGAAGCCTTACTCTGGATATTGGAAGCCATATCGAATGAAGATACATATCAAAATAGTTATTTAATTTATCATAGAATAGGACTTTGCTACGACAATTTAGGGGATGTAGAGAATGCAATTTATTCATTCGAATTAGCATTAAAAATAAATCCCGGCGATACAAATATTAAATATTGTTTGGGCTATTGTATTTTCAAAATATCAAACCAAGATACTGCATTACTAGAAGAATCATTAAATTTAATGAATAGCATATTGGATTTCAACCCATATGATGAAGAAGCCTTAAGAATAAGATTTATGATCAAAGTTCAATTAAACGACCAATATGGTGCTAAAATAGATATTTTAAAAGCAATTTCGATTAATCCCAATAATTACGAATACTTCAAAAGTCTACAAATCGTAGAACATAACATTCGAATAATAGAAGGCTTGCCCTCCGGTGAATCGTTAAT